One Pochonia chlamydosporia 170 chromosome 5, whole genome shotgun sequence DNA segment encodes these proteins:
- a CDS encoding alcohol oxidase (similar to Fomitiporia mediterranea MF3/22 XP_007269669.1), producing MLSPVFSYAIATLASVAGATLVSDNPALAADKAFDFVIVGAGLSGLTVGNKLSGQGHSVLIVEAGPDGSWNPAVWDAGGRPYPAVYCNWNYPRYDDAGKKLNSTIDAGACIGGSTSINGMVWYRPTKAEIDKLETLGNPGWNWDSLEPYMTAIERNIPPTDAQIAQGAGYDPDVHGYHGQVNTSFSTPMRIPKAVQIYKEGLPLAFSGLKIGNDLSNRTSVVSASTSWTLWYDLVRGKNIRSSAADALLWAPSQQRQSLTVLANHTVTKVTFDKHLKATGVTFASSHTKGKGVIYSVRARKSVILAAGTLASAPILERSGVGKHSVLSAAKVKQLVDLPGVGANLNDQPGSGTSALMSKKYHNDTSMVDGLNIFGPEISLVNIDQIWTTTASSIADSLVSTASLASRAKSLVDAGAAVNIEGAEQILNVTIQLIVKSRLPVAEFIAETYPTVFNGIFWPVMPLSRGHVHIHSTDPFEFPVIMPRLLTDPFDQQVALAIARASRELWTSKPFAGYVEDAYYDPKIGPNGTDAEYLAWLKRSSGGASHWIGTTAMMPRQLGGVVDSRLRVYGTKNLRVVDAGILPFQITSHTMSALYAVALKAAQLILEDCK from the exons ATGTTGTCGCCAGTCTTCTCGTATGCCATCGCGACATTGGCTTCAGTCGCGGGAGCAACCCTCGTCTCAGACAACCCCGCGCTGGCAGCAGACAAGGCATTCGACTTTGTGATTGTCGGTGCCGGCCTTTCCGGACTGACCGTTGGAAACAAA CTTAGTGGGCAAGGCCATTCAGTCCTCATAGTAGAGGCTGGGCCAGACGGCTCATGGAATCCTGCGGTTTGGGACGCCGGTGGCCGACCGTATCCTGCTGTTTACTGTAATTGGAACTACCCCAGGTATGACGATGCTGGTAAAAAGCTGAACTCTACCATTGACGCTGGGGCTTGTATCGGCGGGTCAACTTCGA TAAACGGGATGGTCTGGTATAGGCCGACCAAAGCTGAAATTGATAAATTGGAGACCCTTGGCAACCCTGGTTGGAATTGGGATAGTCTCGAGCCA TATATGACAGCAATTGAACGAAACATTCCGCCAACAGACGCTCAAATTGCACAAGGCGCAGGCTACGACCCGGATGTACATGGCTACCACGGTCAAGTCAATACATCCTTCTCC ACACCTATGCGTATCCCCAAAGCCGTACAAATATACAAGGAGGGCCTACCGCTCGCATTCTCAGGCCTCAAGATTGGAAATGACTTGTCTAATCGCACTTCAGTTGTCTCTGCATCCACCTCCTGGACACTCTGGTACGATCTGGTGAGAGGCAAAAACATACGATCATCAGCAGCGGACGCTCTGCTTTGGGCACCAAGTCAACAGAGACAAAGCTTGACTGTACTTGCTAACCATACAGTGACAAAAGTGACATTCGATAAGCACCTCAAAGCAACAGGGGTCACCTTCGCCTCCAGTCACACCAAAGGCAAGGGAGTGATTTATAGTGTCAGAGCACGCAAATCCGTGATCCTTGCGGCTGGTACACTGGCATCGGCACCAATCTTGGAACGATCTGGAGTTGGTAAACACAGCGTCTTGTCCGCAGCAAAAGTCAAGCAACTTGTGGATCTGCCCGGAGTTGGTGCAAACCTCAAC GATCAACCTGGATCTGGGACGTCAGCGCTCATGTCAAAAAAGTACCACAATGACACCTCCATGGTTGATGGGCTAAATATATTCGGCCCTGAAATCTCCCTAGTCAATATTGACCAGATTTGGACAACAA CTGCATCCTCCATTGCTGACTCTCTGGTCTCCACGGCAAGTCTGGCTTCTCGCGCCAAATCTCTTGTCGATGCTGGAGCGgcagtcaacattgaaggggCAGAGCAAATTCTGAATGTTACAATACAACTAATCGTCAAATCACGAT TGCCCGTCGCAGAATTCATCGCCGAGACATATCCGACCGTCTTCAATGGCATCTTCTGGCCAGTAATGCCACTATCAAGAGGCCATGTGCACATACATTCCACTGACCCCTTCGAATTTCCCGTCATCATGCCTCGCCTTCTCACAGATCCTTTTGATCAACAAGTAGCCCTTGCTATCGCACGGGCTTCCCGAGAACTCTGGACAAGTAAACCCTTTGCTGGTTACGTTGAAGACGCGTACTACGACCCCAAAATCGGACCTAATGGCACAGATGCAGAGTATCTTGCATGGCTCAAACGGTCAAGCGGTGGAGCGAGTCACTGGATAGGAACTACGGCCATGATGCCGAGACAGCTGGGAGGAGTGGTGGATTCTCGACTGCG TGTCTATGGAACTAAGAACCTACGGGTTGTGGATGCTGGGATCCTGCCTTTCCAGATCACGTCTCATACTATGTCGGCACTTTATGCTGTGGCACTGAAAGCTGCACAGCTCATTCTGGAAGATTGCAAGTGA